A window of Chloracidobacterium sp. N contains these coding sequences:
- a CDS encoding aspartate aminotransferase family protein, which translates to MANPTPVRLSTATAETTPATPATLEARYGLGLYVSRGITLVRGAGAYVWDSDGRRYLDGTAAYGVASLGHCHPAVVDAISQQAATLIACSGSFGNDQRAQLYAELTTVLPHGLTRVFFCNSGAEANEAALKFARLTTGRHGVVAAQRGFHGRTAGALTATWEPKYREPFEPLLPGFTYIPYNDEAALDAAITDEIGAVILEVVQGEGGVRPGTTAFLHRAQQLCRERGALLILDEVQSGFGRTGTFFACQAVGIEPDILTMAKGIASGFPMGAVALGERVARLSPGQHGTTFGGGPLACAAARATLRVLTETNLPAQVERLSGLFFERLRAIPSHRIREVRGRGYMIGIELTEPAAPYIAAAQERGLLVINAGANVIRLLPPLILTEADIALATTVLTEILG; encoded by the coding sequence ATGGCTAACCCGACGCCCGTCCGGCTTTCCACGGCCACAGCCGAAACGACGCCCGCCACACCGGCCACGCTCGAAGCCCGGTATGGTCTGGGTCTGTATGTCTCACGCGGCATCACGCTCGTCCGGGGGGCAGGTGCTTACGTCTGGGACAGCGACGGACGGCGCTATCTGGACGGCACGGCCGCGTATGGCGTCGCCAGCCTTGGGCACTGCCATCCGGCGGTGGTGGACGCCATCAGCCAGCAGGCGGCAACCCTCATTGCCTGTTCCGGCTCATTCGGCAATGACCAGCGCGCCCAACTCTATGCCGAGCTGACGACGGTCCTGCCGCACGGACTGACGCGCGTGTTTTTCTGCAACTCCGGGGCGGAAGCCAATGAAGCTGCCCTCAAGTTTGCCCGGTTGACCACCGGCCGCCACGGCGTGGTTGCCGCCCAGCGGGGCTTCCACGGGCGGACGGCCGGGGCGCTGACGGCCACGTGGGAACCAAAGTACCGTGAGCCGTTCGAGCCGCTGCTCCCCGGTTTCACCTATATCCCCTACAACGATGAAGCCGCCCTCGATGCCGCCATCACGGATGAGATCGGCGCGGTCATCCTGGAAGTCGTCCAGGGTGAAGGCGGTGTGCGTCCGGGGACGACCGCATTTCTGCACCGGGCGCAGCAACTTTGCCGCGAACGTGGTGCGCTGCTCATTCTGGATGAAGTCCAATCCGGGTTTGGACGCACCGGGACGTTCTTTGCCTGCCAGGCCGTCGGGATCGAGCCGGACATCCTCACCATGGCCAAGGGCATTGCCAGTGGCTTTCCGATGGGTGCCGTCGCCCTTGGTGAGCGCGTCGCCAGACTGTCTCCAGGCCAGCACGGGACGACGTTCGGTGGGGGGCCGCTGGCCTGTGCTGCCGCCCGTGCCACGCTGCGCGTCCTGACGGAAACCAACCTGCCGGCCCAGGTTGAACGGCTCAGTGGGCTATTCTTTGAGCGGCTGCGCGCCATTCCCAGCCACCGTATCCGGGAAGTGCGTGGACGTGGCTATATGATTGGCATCGAGCTGACAGAACCAGCCGCTCCCTACATCGCAGCCGCCCAGGAGCGGGGTCTGCTGGTGATCAACGCGGGCGCCAACGTCATCCGCCTGCTGCCACCCCTGATCCTGACCGAAGCGGACATCGCTCTGGCCACGACCGTGCTGACGGAAATCCTTGGTTAG
- the clpB gene encoding ATP-dependent chaperone ClpB: MRHDQFTLRAQEAIAAAVSLTQERQHPQVEPEHLLVALLEQTDGITKPILEKIGASVPRVLRDAEEALGKMAKVTGGERYLSGRLSTLFVNARKEADKLQDAYVSTEHLLLAMAEDKESQAGRILRQHGVTRDHILKVVTELRGNERIVDQDPESKYQSLQKYGRDLTELARAGKLDPVIGRDDEIRRVIQVLSRRTKNNPVLIGEPGVGKTAIVEGLAMRIVSGDVPESLKNKRLMTLDLGAMLAGAKYRGEFEDRLKAVLKEVVRSNGEIILFIDELHTLVGAGAGEGALDASNMLKPALARGELHCVGATTLNEYKKHIEKDAALERRFQPVYVAEPSVEDTIAILRGLKERYEVHHGVRIKDAAIVAAATLSNRYIADRFLPDKAIDLIDEAASRLRIEIDSLPTEIDEIERDIMQREIERQALQREDDPASRERRARIEQEIAELRERSAALKARWTNEKAIIEAIRTDKEKLEELKLEAERYERLGDYARVAEIRYGQMNEVRQRIEGNRAKLIELQSAGAMLKEEVDEADIALVIAKWTGIPVAKMLESEVQKLIHMEERMGQRVIGQTQALQAVANAVRRARAGLQDPNRPIGSFIFLGPTGVGKTETARALAEFLFDDEQAMVRLDMSEYMEKHTVARLIGAPPGYVGYDEGGQLTEAIRRRPYAVILLDEIEKAHPDVFNVLLQVLDDGRLTDGKGRTVDFKNTVIIMTSNIGSGEILDWGGDPEQDADVRQQVMGLLRRVFKPEFLNRVDEIVIFHPLGRRHLYRIIEVQLGRLQAMLAERQITLELTDAAKELLASEGFDPTYGARPLKRALQNLLQNPLALKLLDGTIRDGQTVRVDVNEMGDAFTFTPVASAAAAGTTAGVANA, from the coding sequence ATGCGTCACGACCAGTTCACCCTCCGCGCCCAGGAAGCCATTGCGGCTGCCGTCAGCCTTACGCAGGAACGACAGCACCCACAGGTTGAACCGGAACACCTGCTCGTGGCCCTTCTTGAGCAGACTGACGGCATCACCAAGCCCATTCTCGAAAAGATTGGGGCTTCGGTGCCGCGCGTGCTCAGGGATGCCGAGGAAGCCCTTGGCAAGATGGCGAAAGTGACGGGCGGGGAGCGGTATCTCTCCGGGCGACTCTCCACACTGTTTGTCAATGCCCGCAAGGAAGCCGACAAGCTGCAGGATGCCTACGTCAGTACGGAGCATCTGCTGCTGGCCATGGCCGAAGACAAGGAAAGCCAGGCCGGGCGCATTCTCCGGCAGCACGGCGTCACCCGTGACCACATTTTGAAAGTGGTTACGGAGTTGCGCGGCAATGAGCGCATCGTGGATCAGGACCCGGAATCGAAGTACCAGTCGCTGCAAAAGTATGGGCGCGATCTGACGGAACTGGCACGCGCCGGCAAGCTCGACCCGGTCATCGGGCGTGACGACGAAATCCGCCGGGTCATCCAGGTGCTTTCCCGGCGTACCAAGAACAACCCGGTGCTCATCGGCGAACCGGGGGTTGGTAAAACGGCCATCGTGGAAGGGCTGGCCATGCGGATTGTCTCCGGGGATGTGCCCGAGTCGCTCAAGAACAAGCGGCTGATGACACTTGACCTGGGGGCGATGCTGGCCGGGGCCAAGTACCGTGGGGAGTTTGAGGACCGTCTCAAGGCGGTGCTCAAGGAAGTGGTGCGCTCCAACGGTGAAATCATCCTGTTCATTGACGAACTCCACACACTGGTCGGCGCCGGGGCCGGCGAAGGCGCACTGGATGCCTCGAACATGCTCAAACCGGCGCTGGCGCGGGGTGAGTTGCACTGCGTGGGAGCGACGACACTCAACGAGTACAAGAAGCACATCGAAAAGGATGCGGCGCTGGAGCGGCGCTTCCAGCCGGTGTATGTGGCCGAGCCGAGTGTGGAGGACACGATTGCCATTCTCCGGGGACTGAAGGAGCGCTATGAGGTTCACCATGGCGTCCGCATCAAGGATGCGGCCATCGTGGCGGCGGCGACGCTCTCAAACCGCTACATTGCCGACCGGTTTCTGCCGGACAAGGCCATTGACCTGATTGACGAAGCCGCGTCGCGGCTGCGGATCGAGATTGACAGCCTGCCGACGGAGATTGATGAAATCGAGCGCGACATCATGCAGCGCGAAATCGAGCGTCAGGCGTTGCAGCGCGAAGACGATCCGGCTTCCCGCGAGCGGCGGGCCAGAATCGAACAGGAAATCGCCGAGTTGCGCGAGCGGAGTGCGGCACTCAAGGCGCGCTGGACGAATGAAAAGGCCATCATCGAGGCCATCCGCACCGACAAGGAAAAGCTGGAGGAACTCAAGCTCGAAGCCGAACGCTACGAGCGTCTGGGGGACTACGCCAGGGTGGCCGAAATCCGCTACGGCCAGATGAACGAGGTCCGGCAGCGCATTGAAGGCAACCGGGCCAAGCTCATCGAACTGCAATCGGCCGGGGCCATGCTCAAGGAAGAAGTGGATGAAGCCGACATTGCCCTGGTGATTGCGAAGTGGACAGGCATCCCGGTGGCCAAGATGCTCGAAAGTGAAGTCCAGAAGCTCATCCACATGGAGGAGCGGATGGGGCAGCGGGTGATTGGCCAGACCCAGGCCCTGCAGGCGGTGGCCAATGCCGTCCGCCGGGCGCGGGCCGGGTTGCAGGACCCGAACCGGCCGATTGGTTCGTTCATCTTCCTCGGTCCAACAGGGGTGGGGAAGACCGAGACGGCCCGGGCGTTGGCGGAGTTTCTGTTTGACGACGAGCAGGCCATGGTGCGCCTCGATATGTCGGAGTACATGGAGAAGCACACCGTGGCCCGGCTCATCGGCGCACCTCCGGGATACGTGGGCTATGACGAAGGGGGGCAGTTGACCGAGGCCATCCGGCGGCGTCCGTACGCGGTCATCCTGCTGGATGAAATCGAAAAGGCGCACCCGGATGTGTTCAACGTCCTGCTTCAGGTGCTCGATGACGGCCGCCTGACGGACGGCAAAGGCCGGACGGTGGACTTCAAGAACACGGTCATCATCATGACCTCAAACATCGGGAGTGGCGAGATTCTCGACTGGGGCGGCGACCCGGAACAGGATGCCGACGTGCGTCAGCAGGTCATGGGCCTGCTGCGCCGGGTGTTCAAACCGGAGTTTCTCAACCGGGTGGATGAGATTGTCATCTTCCATCCGTTGGGCCGCCGGCACTTGTACCGCATCATCGAGGTTCAGCTCGGCCGGTTGCAGGCGATGCTGGCCGAACGGCAGATCACGCTGGAACTCACCGATGCGGCGAAGGAATTGCTGGCCAGCGAAGGTTTTGACCCCACCTATGGCGCGCGCCCGCTCAAGCGTGCGCTTCAGAACCTGCTCCAGAACCCGCTGGCCCTGAAGTTACTCGACGGGACTATCCGCGATGGACAGACCGTCCGGGTAGATGTCAACGAAATGGGCGATGCGTTCACCTTCACCCCGGTCGCCAGCGCGGCAGCGGCCGGGACCACGGCCGGGGTGGCGAACGCCTAG
- a CDS encoding tetratricopeptide repeat protein: protein MVTATEVVLTLPFEHTTARPEYNWIRESFTVAMAELLDSPGLIAVPLDECHLAYEKLGLSRTALLTRATEIKLGEAVGADLLVRGTYTVTGEGKDSTLTVRAQMISLREGKLVGSEHVLSAPVADLQVIQGKLAWELLYQRNPALPFSRDRLIARATRTAPSAYEIYIKALVTEDPADRARLLTRAIEDATRNAQLTFPQAYFELGLLHYRAGRYGEAATWFERVRATDPRGLEAGFYLGVCQLLTNQTDAAIKTHTALLTPMPLFETYVNAGVAYMQKGDFAEAARLTKLAADTVPLDDEALFNYGYALWRDGRPAEAVTPLETLTRRTATDGRAWYVLSKVYAKLGRTAEATAALDAAKRHAPDFARWETSGKPPWLPSVKTRFNREAFHRYARGEEQSRQQAFLGTSVLERVAELMRDAQAAFLENRADIALEKLAQVIQLAPDHSEAHLLLGRVHERRGDLPAAVQALKAAVFWNPKLTAAHVLLGRVLLTQGDRTRAAVHIRQALDLNPDDPDAQAAQRLLLAPPR from the coding sequence ATGGTCACAGCGACGGAGGTCGTTCTCACGCTTCCCTTCGAGCATACAACGGCGCGCCCGGAGTACAACTGGATTCGGGAAAGCTTTACGGTCGCCATGGCCGAGCTGCTGGATTCGCCGGGGTTGATTGCCGTTCCGCTCGATGAATGTCACCTGGCTTACGAAAAGCTGGGACTGTCACGGACAGCGCTGCTGACCCGCGCCACGGAAATCAAGCTCGGTGAAGCGGTGGGTGCCGATTTGCTTGTGCGCGGCACCTACACCGTGACGGGCGAGGGCAAAGACAGCACCCTGACGGTACGGGCGCAGATGATTTCGCTACGCGAAGGCAAGCTCGTCGGCAGCGAACACGTGTTGAGCGCGCCGGTGGCGGATTTGCAGGTCATTCAGGGCAAACTTGCCTGGGAACTGCTTTACCAGCGCAATCCGGCGCTGCCGTTTTCACGTGACCGGCTCATTGCGCGGGCGACACGGACCGCGCCCAGCGCCTACGAAATCTATATCAAGGCGCTCGTCACTGAAGACCCGGCGGACCGGGCCCGCCTGCTCACCCGGGCCATCGAGGATGCGACCCGCAACGCCCAACTCACCTTTCCCCAGGCATACTTCGAGCTGGGACTGCTGCACTATCGGGCCGGGCGCTACGGTGAAGCCGCAACGTGGTTCGAGCGCGTCCGGGCGACTGACCCACGTGGGCTGGAAGCCGGGTTTTACCTGGGCGTCTGTCAACTGCTGACCAACCAGACCGATGCCGCCATCAAAACACATACGGCGCTGCTGACCCCAATGCCGCTGTTTGAAACCTACGTCAACGCCGGCGTGGCCTACATGCAGAAGGGCGATTTTGCCGAAGCGGCCCGTCTGACGAAGCTGGCGGCCGACACCGTGCCGCTCGATGACGAAGCCCTGTTCAACTACGGCTATGCCCTGTGGCGGGATGGGCGTCCGGCCGAAGCGGTGACACCGCTGGAGACCCTCACCAGACGCACGGCAACCGATGGCCGCGCTTGGTACGTGCTCTCCAAGGTCTATGCCAAACTGGGACGTACGGCGGAGGCCACGGCCGCCCTCGATGCTGCCAAGCGCCATGCGCCGGATTTCGCCCGGTGGGAAACGTCCGGCAAGCCGCCCTGGTTGCCCTCTGTCAAGACCCGGTTCAACCGCGAAGCCTTTCACCGCTATGCACGGGGCGAAGAGCAGAGTCGCCAGCAAGCCTTTCTGGGCACTTCTGTACTGGAGCGGGTCGCGGAACTCATGCGCGACGCCCAGGCCGCCTTCCTTGAAAACCGGGCCGACATCGCGCTCGAAAAACTGGCGCAGGTCATTCAGCTTGCGCCCGACCACAGCGAGGCCCACCTGCTGCTGGGGCGTGTCCATGAGCGGCGCGGCGACCTGCCGGCCGCCGTTCAGGCACTCAAAGCCGCCGTGTTCTGGAATCCCAAACTCACGGCCGCCCACGTGTTGCTCGGCCGGGTTCTGCTCACCCAGGGCGATCGCACCCGGGCCGCCGTGCACATTCGCCAGGCGCTCGACCTCAACCCGGACGATCCCGACGCCCAGGCCGCGCAGCGCCTGCTGCTGGCTCCACCCCGGTAA
- a CDS encoding nucleotide exchange factor GrpE — MSDEPRETAGAEAPVVNVTDRRRLYMDTMETSADTASSVESSVDTASVEAAAEAPADASQAALPTVQQLQMQLRERDAQLARLRAQVVEFEAKTQEELRETRRRLERTVEQRVLHARQALLEDWLAVFDNLDLMVAGAEKATKEDLLTGIVAMQRMLSQTLQRHDVERIEAVGQPFDPQLHEAIETLTVAPEQDGQVVAQTRPGYRLGTHLIRPALVSVGRAETSSAVLSEADVPANI; from the coding sequence ATGAGCGACGAACCACGCGAAACCGCCGGTGCGGAGGCGCCGGTCGTGAACGTGACCGACAGGCGCCGTCTGTATATGGACACGATGGAGACGTCCGCCGACACGGCTTCGTCCGTGGAATCCTCCGTGGACACCGCATCTGTGGAAGCCGCCGCGGAAGCGCCGGCTGACGCCTCCCAGGCGGCACTGCCCACCGTGCAACAGCTTCAGATGCAGCTTCGGGAGCGCGACGCCCAACTGGCGCGCTTGCGGGCGCAGGTCGTTGAATTCGAAGCCAAAACCCAGGAAGAATTGCGTGAGACCCGCCGCCGTCTGGAGCGGACCGTCGAGCAGCGGGTGCTGCACGCGCGGCAGGCCCTGCTCGAAGACTGGCTGGCCGTGTTTGACAACCTCGACCTGATGGTGGCCGGGGCGGAGAAAGCCACCAAAGAAGACCTGCTGACCGGGATTGTGGCCATGCAGCGGATGCTCAGCCAGACGTTGCAGCGGCACGACGTGGAACGGATTGAAGCCGTCGGGCAGCCGTTTGATCCCCAGCTTCACGAAGCCATTGAAACCCTGACGGTCGCACCTGAACAGGATGGACAGGTTGTGGCCCAGACCCGTCCGGGCTACCGTCTGGGGACGCACCTGATTCGTCCGGCGCTGGTCTCGGTCGGGCGGGCTGAAACCTCGTCGGCGGTCCTTTCGGAAGCGGACGTTCCGGCGAACATTTAG
- a CDS encoding AAA family ATPase, protein MIDFGDFADRFSESGQRVMRRAYEESKNREHNFLAPEHIFLALTEVERPLINEIMQSLNLDPQAIRNALDGRLSIQRQFVGKRMKLHDATRDILNKAMRRARQNGRQAIDSTDLLISLFQDEDGVTASVLRQFGADPQEVVERVGMRLKSREEREARISRKFELPPYIKHFGTSLNKLAREGKLPPVIGREREIQQMIEILCHRERANSPILIGEPGVGKTAVVEGLAQMIELEPDRVPRRLRNAHIVSMQISNVVAGTMLRGMFEERIQGVINEVKERENLILFIDEVHTIIGAGSAMGAAADAANMFKSALGRGELRIIGATTTTEYKEYIAEDEALARRFRTVFIAEPSIEDTRKILQGVRPRLEQNYSVQISDEALETALEMAPRYIRSLHMPDKVIGWLDTASVKVEINQPEEPLVLKQHVIDVIAQESRIPHDMIFRETTERFANMEAELAKRVIGQREAVESVARRLRLNKGPLKENFYKPDGVLLFLGPTGVGKTELAKAVAEFMFGDEQKMIRIDMSEYQDGVVAVEKLIGMPRGIVGSERGGILTERLRDNPYTVLLLDEIEKASPYLLNLFLQAFDEGWLTDGRGKKVYLSDAIIIMTSNLGSENFKKYMKPLGFGVKSLGDMKEIKNEVLKAAETRFSPEFRNRIDEIVVFSPLTQDEVRQIAVLYLNKITRQMAKFGKSLQVTDAAIDQLVQQGFSPAYGARFLKRTIDEKVKLPITLRWNAVNAFTVDARDGQVVVTEERTEASPAPFSVN, encoded by the coding sequence ATGATTGACTTTGGCGATTTCGCAGACCGGTTTTCAGAAAGCGGACAGCGCGTCATGCGCCGCGCCTACGAGGAATCGAAGAACCGCGAGCATAATTTTCTGGCGCCAGAACACATTTTCCTGGCCCTGACGGAAGTCGAGCGTCCCCTGATCAACGAGATCATGCAGAGCCTCAACCTCGACCCGCAGGCCATTCGCAATGCGCTCGATGGACGGCTTTCCATCCAGCGGCAGTTCGTGGGCAAGCGGATGAAGCTCCACGATGCCACGCGCGACATCCTCAACAAGGCCATGCGTCGGGCGCGTCAGAACGGACGGCAGGCGATTGACTCAACTGACCTGCTCATTTCCCTGTTTCAGGATGAAGATGGTGTGACAGCATCCGTACTCCGGCAGTTCGGGGCTGACCCGCAGGAAGTCGTCGAGCGGGTGGGCATGCGGCTCAAATCGCGTGAGGAGCGCGAGGCCCGCATCAGCCGCAAGTTCGAGCTGCCACCCTACATCAAGCACTTTGGAACGAGCCTCAACAAGCTGGCCCGCGAGGGCAAGCTGCCGCCGGTCATCGGCCGGGAGCGGGAAATCCAGCAGATGATTGAAATTCTCTGCCATCGGGAGCGCGCCAACTCACCTATTCTGATTGGTGAGCCGGGGGTGGGGAAAACGGCGGTGGTCGAAGGGCTGGCCCAGATGATCGAACTCGAACCGGACCGTGTGCCACGCCGTCTGCGCAACGCCCATATCGTCTCCATGCAAATCTCGAATGTCGTGGCCGGCACGATGCTGCGCGGCATGTTTGAAGAGCGCATCCAGGGCGTCATCAATGAAGTCAAGGAGCGGGAAAACCTCATTCTGTTCATTGATGAAGTCCATACCATCATCGGGGCCGGCTCGGCGATGGGCGCAGCCGCCGATGCCGCCAACATGTTCAAGTCGGCGCTGGGGCGCGGTGAACTGCGGATCATCGGCGCGACGACCACGACGGAATACAAGGAGTACATTGCCGAGGATGAAGCCTTGGCGCGTCGTTTCCGAACGGTATTCATTGCCGAGCCAAGTATCGAGGACACGCGCAAGATTTTGCAGGGCGTGCGTCCGCGTCTGGAGCAGAACTACTCGGTGCAGATTTCGGACGAAGCGCTCGAAACGGCCCTCGAAATGGCCCCGCGCTACATTCGCAGCCTGCACATGCCGGACAAGGTCATCGGCTGGCTGGATACGGCTTCGGTCAAGGTGGAAATCAATCAGCCGGAAGAGCCGCTTGTGCTCAAGCAGCATGTCATTGATGTCATTGCGCAGGAATCGCGCATCCCACACGATATGATCTTCCGCGAAACGACCGAACGCTTTGCCAATATGGAAGCCGAGCTGGCCAAGCGCGTCATCGGTCAACGCGAAGCCGTGGAGAGTGTCGCCCGCCGGCTCCGCCTCAACAAGGGGCCGCTCAAGGAAAACTTCTACAAGCCGGATGGCGTGTTGTTGTTCCTCGGCCCGACGGGCGTCGGCAAGACGGAACTGGCCAAAGCCGTTGCCGAGTTTATGTTTGGCGACGAGCAGAAGATGATTCGGATTGACATGTCGGAGTACCAGGATGGCGTTGTGGCCGTGGAGAAACTCATCGGCATGCCGCGTGGGATTGTCGGCTCGGAGCGGGGTGGGATTCTCACCGAACGCCTGCGCGACAACCCCTACACCGTCCTGCTGCTTGACGAAATCGAAAAGGCGTCGCCCTACCTGCTCAACCTGTTCCTCCAGGCTTTTGACGAAGGCTGGCTGACGGATGGCCGCGGCAAGAAGGTGTATCTGTCCGATGCCATCATCATCATGACATCGAACCTGGGCAGCGAGAACTTCAAAAAGTACATGAAGCCACTTGGCTTCGGCGTCAAGTCGCTGGGCGACATGAAGGAAATCAAAAATGAAGTGCTCAAGGCCGCCGAAACCCGTTTCTCGCCGGAGTTTCGGAACCGCATTGACGAAATTGTGGTCTTCTCGCCGCTGACGCAGGACGAGGTGCGGCAGATTGCCGTTCTCTACCTCAACAAGATCACACGGCAGATGGCGAAGTTTGGCAAATCGCTGCAGGTCACCGACGCCGCCATTGACCAGCTCGTGCAGCAGGGCTTCAGCCCGGCATACGGGGCGCGCTTCCTCAAGCGGACCATCGATGAGAAGGTCAAGCTGCCCATCACCCTGCGGTGGAATGCCGTCAATGCTTTCACTGTGGATGCGCGGGATGGGCAGGTGGTCGTGACGGAAGAACGTACGGAAGCCAGCCCGGCTCCGTTTTCAGTCAACTAG
- a CDS encoding Hsp20/alpha crystallin family protein, translated as MTLQRLDPFRDIVNLRNQMDALFSEMGLLPRAAGQAEAAATWSPAVDIYETDKEIVLKAELPDIKQEDIRVSVDNNRLSITGERKFESEVKRENYHRIERSYGTFARTFTLPPTVDQDNIRAEYKQGVLTVSLPKREVAQGKNIAIQVN; from the coding sequence ATGACACTGCAACGCTTGGATCCTTTCCGTGACATCGTCAATCTGCGCAACCAGATGGATGCCCTTTTCAGCGAAATGGGGCTGTTGCCGCGGGCGGCCGGACAGGCGGAAGCCGCTGCCACGTGGTCGCCGGCGGTGGACATCTATGAGACGGACAAGGAAATCGTCCTCAAAGCTGAACTGCCCGACATCAAGCAGGAAGACATCCGCGTCAGTGTGGATAACAACCGGTTGTCCATCACAGGCGAGCGGAAGTTCGAGTCGGAGGTCAAGCGTGAAAACTACCACCGCATCGAGCGGTCGTACGGCACGTTTGCCCGTACCTTCACCTTGCCGCCGACGGTGGATCAGGACAACATCCGGGCTGAATACAAACAGGGTGTGCTGACCGTTTCCCTGCCGAAACGGGAAGTGGCCCAGGGCAAGAACATCGCCATTCAGGTCAACTGA